ACCTTGTTCGATGAGCTGGGGCGCAATCTGCGCTGGCGCTGACTTTTAACGGGCAATGTGTGCATGGCTCAATGGATGACGTTCCTCCAACGGTTATAGTGCCTTGCGCACCAGCCCTTGGCAGAGAACATCACGATGACGAAGTCTTCCCAACCCACTCCCGCCGCACCCGTTGACCACTTGCGTTTTCATCGCCCCCACGCGCATCTGGCGCCGACCTTTGGCAATGACCGCTTTGCGCTGAGAGCGGAGGCGTTCGCGCGTTTTTTCGGGACGCCGATGTTCCTCGGTGCGCAAACCCTGATCGTGCTGCTATGGGTCAGCCTGAACCTGGTGGGGGTCTTTCATTTCGATGCCTACCCGTTCATTTTGCTGAATCTGGCGTTCAGCCTGCAGTCGGCCTATGCCGCGCCGCTGATTTTGCTGGCACAAACCCGTCAGGCTGCTCGGGACAAAGCCCAGGCGGAAGCCGATGCCCAGCATCGTGAAGCCTTGGCCATCGCCAACAGCGAGCGTCAGGCCCAGGCCGCGCAGAATACGGCGCAGTTGCTTGAGTTGTTGGAGCAGAACACCCGCCTGACGGAAATGACCAAGGCATTGACCGAGCGTATCGACAACTTGACCACTGAAATGCATCAGAAGGTCGTGCACACCCCATCGGTGCAGTAGCCCTTCATTCCAGGGTTCTTGATCAGGCTTGGTAACGGCTCAGGAACATGTCGAGTGCCGACTCGATTACCTGCGCCTGTTCGTCCGCGGTCAGGCTCGGTTGGCCCATTGAAATCTGCGGCCAGAAGGCAAACGTCTTGAGCAACCCGTGCATCTGCTGGGCGGCAAACGCCGGCTCTGCGGGTTTCAACCGACCATCGGCCTGGGCCTGGCGAATCCAGACAGTCAAGCCTTCCTCGCGCTCGCCCATGCGCGCAACCATGTCCTGGGCCCGCTCAGGGGAATGAATGGTTGCCGCGATGGCAATGCGCGCCAGATCGAGAAAATTCTCGCCCGCCAGCAAGTGCAGCTTGGCTTGCAACAACGCCTGAAGCTGCTCCCGAAGAGGTTTTTCCGAGCTGTAGGCGGTGTCTTGTTCGGCCGTGATGCTGTTCCATAACCGATTGAGGATTTCGGCAAACAACGCTTCCTTGCTCGGGAAGTGGTTGTACACCGTGCGCTTCGACACGCCGGCCGTCGCCGCGATCCTGTCCATGCTGGTGATTTCGAAACCGCTGCTGCGAAATTCGGCAATCGCGGCCTGGAGAATGGCTTCGCGTTTTCGTTCGGTGAGGCGCTGCGGTACGGTCATGGGCACTCGTCGGTCGAGAGAGGGAAATTACACTCGGTAGTTTACTTGCTCCCGGGATTCATGCAATCTAGAAACTACACCGACTGGTGTAGTTTTTGTCGTGAACGGCTGAGCGAACCTCGCAGCCATCAAACGTCCCACAAAGGCGAAGCGTAATTCGACGACGTCCCTGGAGTGATCGCACCATGAGTATTCCGTCTTCCGCGACCGACAGCGCGGCCGCCAACCCGGCTTCCCGACACGAACAAGGGAAGTACCACAATCACGCCCATACACCGCGGGAAGGCTTCGGCCAGATGCTGCGCATCATCTGGAACATGCTCCTGCACAAGCCGCGTACCACCCGTCCTGCGGGAGCCATCACGGTCCAGCCGCTGACACGTGCCAAGTTGCTGGCAGCCCCCAACAACAGCGTCTTCCGCCTGGGCCACTCCACCGTCCTGCTCAAGCTGCGCGACAAATTCTGGCTGACCGACCCGGTGTTCTCCGAGCGCGCTTCTCCCGTGCAGTGGGCCGGGCCCAAGCGTTTTCACCAACCGCCCATCAGCCTGGAAGAGCTGCCGCCGATCGAAGCCGTGATCCTTTCCCATGATCATTACGACCACCTCGACCACCAGGCCATCCTCAAGCTCGCCGCCAAGACCCGGCACTTCCTGACACCCCTTGGCGTGGGTGACACTCTGGTCAAATGGGGTATCGAGGCCAGCAAGGTGCGTCAGCTGGATTGGTGGCAGGGGACCGAGGTGGACGGTATCGAATTCATCGCCACGCCCTCGCAGCATTTTTCCGGTCGTGGCCTGTTCGACGGTAACGGCACGCTATGGGCTTCCTGGGTGATGATCGATGGCGGCACGCGGATTTTCTTCAGCGGCGACACCGGTTATTTCGATGGCTTCAAGCGCATCGGCGCGCAATACGGCCCCTTTGACCTGACGTTGATGGAAACCGGCGCCTACAACGTCGATTGGCCCCACGTGCATATGCAGCCCGAGCAAACTCTCCAAGCGCATATCGACCTCAGGGGCCATTGGCTGCTGCCGATCCACAACGGCACCTTCGACCTGGCAATGCATGCCTGGTATGAACCCTTCGATCGCATCCTGGCTCTGGCGTGGGAGCGCAACGTGTCCATCACCACGCCACAGATGGGCGAAGCCTTCACCTTGAACCAGCCGCAACGTGGCCGGGCCTGGTGGCTGGATGTGGAGGCCGCGGCCTATCAGAACCAGACTGGCGCTGCCTGACACCTGAAGACTCGATCCGATTATTCGATCATCGCATAGTCGGGCCGCCCCATCGGGTCCGGCGTGGCGCCTTTGATATTCATGCCACGCCCTGGTGCAAAGCCGGGGAAGAAGACCAGGCCCTCGGCTTCAAGACAGAACGCGAGCGCCAGGCGTGTCACATCGAGCAACTCGCCTCCCGCTTCGAAGCGCCGGATAGCCTTGACCGAGACCCCGGACTGGCGGGACAACTCCTCGACACTCCAGCCCAGCATCGCTCGGGCCTGTGCGCTGTGTGCAGGGGTGAATTGATAGACGGCGATGCGTTCAAGAGTGGTTTTGATTGCGAGAGAGGCCATGGGGTACTCCAAAGCTGTGGGATTCAAAAAAAGCACTGTGTTTTTGTACAGTTGTTTTGAGTCCCGATCAATCTCATTTTTTTGATCAATGACCGGCGGTCTTTTCCAGCCAGGCGCTCGGGGCGTGACCCAGTACCCGGCGGAACATGGTGGAAAACGCGGCGGGGCTGTCGTAGCCCAGATCCAGGGCAATGCGGGTTACCGAATCGCCTACGGCCAATCGAGACAATGCCGACATCACACACGCCTGTTGCCGCCATTGGCTGAAACTTACCCCGGTTTGCTGGCTGAACAGGCGGTTGAACGAGCGCAAGCTGATAGGTAACTGCGCCGCCCATTGCACGGGCGAGACGTGGGCGTTGGGGTGTTTCAGAAATCCCTGACACAGGCCTAGCAGACGCGGGTCCTTGGGCAGTGGAAGGTGCAGCGGCAAATGCGCGCTGCGGGCCAGTTCGTGCAGCAACAGATTGATCAATGCACCGTCGCGTCCAACCTCATCGTAGTCCGGCGCAAGCTCCACGGCTTCCAGCAGCAACTGGCGCATCAAGGGCGACACATTGATGACTTGGCAGCGGGTGTCCATGGCCGTTACGGCGGCCGGTTCGATATACAAACTTCGAGTGCTGACGCCCAGCATCAGTACCTCATGGGCAACCCCGGGCGGTATCCACACCGCCCGTTGCGGCGGCACCACCCAATTGCCATCCGACGTGCTGACCTGCATGACCCCGGTGGCGCCGTAGAGCAACTGCGCGCGCCGGTGGGTATGGCGCGGCAACCGGTGACCGTCGGGGTAATCCGTGCCGATAGCCACTACAGGCCGTGGCGTGTCGTCCAGCAGGTCAATCGAAACATTGCGCATCGAGCGGTATCCAGCGATTGGCGTAAACACAAACATTATTGGCTTACTTGCTGAAGCAGGCCAAGCCCCATCGCTCTATCGTCGTCCTCTCTCAAATTAACGGATGGCGCGCGATGTTCTACCTCTTGCTGGCACTCTTCGGCTGCATGACTGGCGTCACTGCCGTGTTGTTCGGCTTCGGCGGCGGATTCGTCGTGGTGCCCTTGCTATACCGCATGCTCACCGCCAGCAACGGCGCTGACGACCCTATCGGCCAATCGGCGATGCACATTGCCGTGGCGACCTCGACCTGCGTGATGATCGTCAACGCGCTGATCGCCACCGCCAAGCATCACCGCGCTGGTAACCTCATTCGCCACTACGTATGGCCGTTGGGTGGCTTCATCGGCCTGGGCGCTACCGTTGGAGCCGTTGCCGCGATGTGGGCGAGTGGCGAAATCATTCGCTATGCCTTCATCGTTTATCTGGGCGTGACCATTCTGGACTGCTTGTTCAGGCGCGGCTTTCTGACACAGTCTGAGGCTGTAATCCCACGGCGATTGGGTAGGGCAGAGGTATCGGCAGGCGGAATCAGCATCGGTGCCATCGCCACTTTTCTGGGTGTAGGTGGCAGTGTCATGACAGTGCCGTTGCTGCGCCGTTGTGGGCTGAACATGTCGCGCGCGACGTCCATGGCTAACCCGTTGAGTTTGCCGGTTGCGGTCGCCGGAACTGTTACCTACATGGCTTTGGCGAGCTTCACCGGGACAGATCTTGGCACTTGGTACATCGGTTATGTCGACTTGCTGGCTTTTGTTGCACTCACCTTCGGCGCGCTCCTGGGCATCCGTCTGGCGACGCCATGGATCGGGCGGATACCGGATCGATTTCACGCCTGGGTCTATATTGGATTGTTGGTTATTGTGATGCTGGGTATATCGATACAATAAATCGCTGCACGGCGTTGTTCGAAATCTAGTGGAGGAGAATGGCATGTCGATATCCGACGTCGACTGGAAACATTACAACAAGCTCCGCGATCTGGCGCTGGAGCGCTTCTGCCAAGGCGTTCTTGCTGATGCTCAGACAATCGCTCAGAACGACGCAGTGTCAGCTCACGCGAGATATCGTGTGCTTTATGGCCTCATGCGAGAGCGGGACAAGAGCCTGGCGATGGCATTCAACGTATCTCGACGTCGAGACATCTCGTTGTCCCTGAGATTGCTGATTGCATACGACCTGCTGAGCGATCAGGAACTGATGGTTCTGAGCGAGGAGTTACGTGAAAGGGTTTCTGACGCTGTTCGCCAACCTTTTGAGATCGAATGGCCTGAAGAGGAATAGTATTTTCGAACATTTTTTCCGAGAACCTGAATGTTGATCTTCAACTGCACCGAAGCCGCCAGCAACTTCTTCAGCCGCGTGAGCAAAGGTAAGAAAATTACTCCAGTGGAGAAACCACCATCATCTGTGATCGAGAATGATGAGGTGGTTGAGTTGGTCGAGCAGTGGCTGGTGCATGCCACCACTGTGCAACGTAAACATGTGCTGTTCGTCATTCATGTGCAGACCCGTTACTGCATGATTTTCGCCGATGCTAAAAAAGCAGACGTCGAAGGTTTTGTTCAACGGTTTTCCGAGCGATGGATCGACGGCCTGATGCGCCACGCGGGGCAGCACGACCTTCTTCGCTGGGTCGATGGCGAGTCGATGATGGCGCGGTTCCAGGAAAGTTGTCGTGAGTACATCTTTTACAAACGCGGCCATCGCGGTGCGCAAAAGCACCTCAACGAGATTTCCTGGATTTTTGAGGGCTGTGCCGCCGAATGGGGCACGTTACCCTCAGATGAATTCTCCGCGGGTCGCTTCGATGGCAATATGAACCAAACCCCGAGGAGCAGTAAGGGGCGCAAGGACTATTACTACGCGGATGAAGAAATGATCGTCCACTGGTTGCGGCGTTATAGCGACTTGGACGAGCCCGCCGTCCAGGCAGCACGTGAACGACGCATGGAAGTGAAACGGGAAATATGGGCGTTCGAACGGCAACTTGCCCAAGAGGCGCAATAAAGAATGCGTAGCGCTAGCCTAAGGCGAAGTTACTTATCGGCCAACCCCGGCGCCTCCCGAATAATGAAGTGATCCAGGCTCTCGATATTCGCACTGAACACCCCGAACGTCTGCTCGGGGTTTTTCTTGCTCGGCACTTGCCTGAACTCCGGCGTGACGCCATAGAAGAAGCAATACAACGGCGCGTCACTGTCGATGGCGTGCTTGATCTCTTCCAGGAATGCCTTGCGCTTGCGGTAGTGATCGATCAGTTTCTTGCTCAGGTAGACGTTGACCGAATAAGGTCTCTTCTTCGCCTCGCCCGGTTGCTTGACCCAGACCTTTTGTTCGAAGTCGACGCGAAAACTGGCGCTGTGATAATCCTCGATCTTCTTGATCTTGCCCCAGTAGATCAGCCCCTTGTTATCCAGCAGGAACTCGATTTTCTTGAAAAAAGAACTGTAGGGCGCCGTGTGCTCGCCGATCTTCAGCGGCATGCGCTTGAGCAGTTCCTTGTCTGCGAAGTTCGACACGAAACATTCCACTGGATGGGCAAAGACGCTGGTCTTGTCGGGCGTTGAATCCCGTGAGGCACGTGCATCGTCCCCGCTGGAAGAGGCATTAGCCGGCGCGGGTCGAAGGGTTTCGACTTCCTCTGGCAGATCGGACGGTTTGCGCGTGTACTGACGCCGAGTCAGCAGCAGTTCCGACGGAAAGTGCTCTTCACGGTCGTCATCCGTGCCGGCCTCATCGCCCCCCATGCCCACCCCAGGCGCCTTCGGGCTGACATAAGGACAGCCCTCGATGTGCCGCGTGCTCGGTTGGTTCTTGAAATGCGGTGTGCGGATGTAATTGACGTTCTTGGCATTCAACGTCGTCAGCCCATTGTTCTCGTCAAACGCCACGCGACAGGCATCGTTGGGGCACTGAAAGCGCTCCTTGGCCGAGTCGAAATCCATGGTCTCGTCGAAATTGAGATCCCGAACGTCATAGATCGAAAGCTTGGCGTCGAGGCTGAGACAGTAGGCGGTGTCGAATTTCATCGGGGCTCGGATCCGTGAGAGGACGTGTATTAATACCGAAGGGCAGGGCGGGTTGCACTCAAAGTTTCAACACGCCACAACCCCCCTGTGGGAGCGAGCTTGCTCGCGATTCCCAAAACCAACTCGGCCACCCGTTGTGCCCTGACCTCAACCCGTGGCGAGGGAGCTTGCTCCCGCTGGGCTGCGATATAGGTAGTCCGTTCCAAGACCAATGCTGAGCGACATCCCATAATGATTGCGGCTTGAGGTGCCATTTTTGACAAGCGGTCAGCCCGATATCTTGCTTATCCAAAATCCTCGCCTTAGGCTAGCTTAGCTAACCTGTGGAGGTGACACATGAGTGAACTGGTGCAAGTAAATATGCACGAAGCAAAGTCCCAACTTTCCCAGCTCGCTGAGCGTGCATGGCATGGGGATAAGGTGGTGATCGCCAAGGCCGGTAAGCCTTATCTGGACCTGCTGCCTCATATCGATACACCTAGGGCTCGCAAGCCTGGGCGGTTAAAGGGCAAGATCCGGATGTCTGCGGATTTTGACAAGACGCCCGGTGACATCATCGATGGATTTGAGGGCAGTTTATGAGGCGTCTGTTGTTAGATACCCATGCGTTTCTTTGGTGGCTGTCCGATGATCCTGCTCTGGGCGCAGAGGTTCGGCAGATGATCGGGGAACCACGTAATCAGGTCCTGGTGAGTGCCGCTTCGATCTGGGAGATATCGATCAAACAGGCTAAAGGGATGCTTGAAGCTCCAGAGGATCTTGAGGCACTAGTCGAGGATGAGGGTTTTACCAAACTGCCGATTTCATTGTTCCATGGACAGCAGGCGGGCAAGTTACCGGAAATTCATCGTGATCCATTTGATCGGATGTTGATTGCCCAGGCTCAGGCGGAGGGACTGGAGTTAGTCACAGCGGACGGGGTTATTCCGCAGTACGGGGTGCGGGTGGTTTCGGCACGGTTGTGAGGCCAAGGCGTGATGCAGGTGTTCAGAACCGGCGATTTTTTTTAAAACAAGGCAGCAATCGAGCCCTGCACCAACCTATGACCTGCACCGTGGCGAGGGAGCTTGCTCCCGCTGGGCTGCGCAGCAGCCCCAATTCCATATCACCAAAAAACCTCCGCTCGTAACGTGGCCTCTAGATATTTCGAGTAGAAATAGATGGGGATCGATTTTCCATTTGGGGTATGTCATCAACATGGA
The sequence above is drawn from the Pseudomonas sp. St316 genome and encodes:
- a CDS encoding DUF1003 domain-containing protein; this translates as MTKSSQPTPAAPVDHLRFHRPHAHLAPTFGNDRFALRAEAFARFFGTPMFLGAQTLIVLLWVSLNLVGVFHFDAYPFILLNLAFSLQSAYAAPLILLAQTRQAARDKAQAEADAQHREALAIANSERQAQAAQNTAQLLELLEQNTRLTEMTKALTERIDNLTTEMHQKVVHTPSVQ
- a CDS encoding TetR/AcrR family transcriptional regulator, which gives rise to MTVPQRLTERKREAILQAAIAEFRSSGFEITSMDRIAATAGVSKRTVYNHFPSKEALFAEILNRLWNSITAEQDTAYSSEKPLREQLQALLQAKLHLLAGENFLDLARIAIAATIHSPERAQDMVARMGEREEGLTVWIRQAQADGRLKPAEPAFAAQQMHGLLKTFAFWPQISMGQPSLTADEQAQVIESALDMFLSRYQA
- a CDS encoding MBL fold metallo-hydrolase, translating into MSIPSSATDSAAANPASRHEQGKYHNHAHTPREGFGQMLRIIWNMLLHKPRTTRPAGAITVQPLTRAKLLAAPNNSVFRLGHSTVLLKLRDKFWLTDPVFSERASPVQWAGPKRFHQPPISLEELPPIEAVILSHDHYDHLDHQAILKLAAKTRHFLTPLGVGDTLVKWGIEASKVRQLDWWQGTEVDGIEFIATPSQHFSGRGLFDGNGTLWASWVMIDGGTRIFFSGDTGYFDGFKRIGAQYGPFDLTLMETGAYNVDWPHVHMQPEQTLQAHIDLRGHWLLPIHNGTFDLAMHAWYEPFDRILALAWERNVSITTPQMGEAFTLNQPQRGRAWWLDVEAAAYQNQTGAA
- a CDS encoding helix-turn-helix transcriptional regulator; this encodes MASLAIKTTLERIAVYQFTPAHSAQARAMLGWSVEELSRQSGVSVKAIRRFEAGGELLDVTRLALAFCLEAEGLVFFPGFAPGRGMNIKGATPDPMGRPDYAMIE
- a CDS encoding helix-turn-helix transcriptional regulator encodes the protein MRNVSIDLLDDTPRPVVAIGTDYPDGHRLPRHTHRRAQLLYGATGVMQVSTSDGNWVVPPQRAVWIPPGVAHEVLMLGVSTRSLYIEPAAVTAMDTRCQVINVSPLMRQLLLEAVELAPDYDEVGRDGALINLLLHELARSAHLPLHLPLPKDPRLLGLCQGFLKHPNAHVSPVQWAAQLPISLRSFNRLFSQQTGVSFSQWRQQACVMSALSRLAVGDSVTRIALDLGYDSPAAFSTMFRRVLGHAPSAWLEKTAGH
- a CDS encoding sulfite exporter TauE/SafE family protein — its product is MFYLLLALFGCMTGVTAVLFGFGGGFVVVPLLYRMLTASNGADDPIGQSAMHIAVATSTCVMIVNALIATAKHHRAGNLIRHYVWPLGGFIGLGATVGAVAAMWASGEIIRYAFIVYLGVTILDCLFRRGFLTQSEAVIPRRLGRAEVSAGGISIGAIATFLGVGGSVMTVPLLRRCGLNMSRATSMANPLSLPVAVAGTVTYMALASFTGTDLGTWYIGYVDLLAFVALTFGALLGIRLATPWIGRIPDRFHAWVYIGLLVIVMLGISIQ
- a CDS encoding type II toxin-antitoxin system prevent-host-death family antitoxin produces the protein MSELVQVNMHEAKSQLSQLAERAWHGDKVVIAKAGKPYLDLLPHIDTPRARKPGRLKGKIRMSADFDKTPGDIIDGFEGSL
- a CDS encoding type II toxin-antitoxin system VapC family toxin; its protein translation is MRRLLLDTHAFLWWLSDDPALGAEVRQMIGEPRNQVLVSAASIWEISIKQAKGMLEAPEDLEALVEDEGFTKLPISLFHGQQAGKLPEIHRDPFDRMLIAQAQAEGLELVTADGVIPQYGVRVVSARL